The genomic DNA GGGACGGGCGCCACCAGCAGGGGCGGGAAGTCTTCCGGACGCTCCACCATGAGGGCCTCTTCCACCGAGCGGAGGACCCGCCCATCGCGCAGCATCAGCGGGTGGAGGACGACGGGGATGGTGCGCTCCCTCGCTCCGTGCGCGCGCGCAGGCCTCTGGCCGCCTCGGCCACCTGTTCTGCCAGCACGCAGATGGGTGCTGCCCCGTTGTTGGGCTTCAGCTCGACGGGCTGCACGTCCCGGAATCCCGCCCGCGTCAACCCGTTCGCGAGCGGCGCCAGGGAGCGCGCATCGTCATCGAGGCCATGCACCAGCAGCACGGGTACCCGTCCGGGTGCCGCCGTGGCGGCGTGCATCAACTGGTTCTTCATCGTTCCCCCAGAAAGAGGTTTCAATCTACCGGGGCACATCGTTGTCGGCGTGGAACAAGTCCATCCGCCATTGATGACTCTGCGTACGCATAGGACGAATGGGAGGGGTGTTGAGGGTGAGGGCTGATGCTCGGGAAGGGTGTC from Cystobacter ferrugineus includes the following:
- a CDS encoding esterase/lipase family protein, with translation MKNQLMHAATAAPGRVPVLLVHGLDDDARSLAPLANGLTRAGFRDVQPVELKPNNGAAPICVLAEQVAEAARGLRARTERGSAPSPSSSTR